From the bacterium genome, the window GGCAACTACAACTCAGCTATGGGCGATCAGGCAGGTTATAATTGTAAGGGTAGTGGCAATCTCTTTTTAGGCTATCAGGCAGGCTACCACGAGACCGGCTCTAACACGCTCTACATTGACAATTCAGACACCTCCCATCCTCTCATCTACGGCGAATTTGATAATGATATAGTAAAGATAAACGGCAAGCTTGGGGTGGGAACAACACCGGGAACCTATCGGCTTACCCTCCCAAATACTGCTAATGATTTAGGTAAAGGCATCGCAAATGCTTGGGAGACTTACAGCTCCCGTCGCTGGAAGACAAATATTACCCCCATAGAAAATCCATTAGACAAGGTATTCAGATTAAGGGGTGTCTACTTTAATTGAAAATGGCAAAAAAGACATTGGCTTGATCGCAGAAGAGGTTGGCGAAGTCATCCCAGAGGTCGTCTCCTACGAAGAAAACGGCAGAGATGCTAGCGGCTTAGACTACAGCCGCCTGGTTGCCCTTTTAATTGAGGCAGTAAAGGCACAGCAAGAAAAGTTTGAGGCAGAGATTAACCTCTTAAAACAAGAAATAGAGCAACTGAAGAGGAGGTAGAAGGTAGGAAGCCTTGAGCCAATAGGGAATAGCCATTTGGACCAACCAGATTTTCTCCGACTTCATAGAGGGTCGAAATTTTTATTGCCTTAAGATAAAATCTTTTGGT encodes:
- a CDS encoding tail fiber domain-containing protein, producing the protein KFYKIFSLLIQNSTFKIHNFIKFSLRLSKHIHFVKRYGINYIQVKDLINFDNSHYSTSLGFGAGRVNWGNHNTFIGYQAGFSNTSGYYNSAMGYLALFSNTTGNYNSAMGDQAGYNCKGSGNLFLGYQAGYHETGSNTLYIDNSDTSHPLIYGEFDNDIVKINGKLGVGTTPGTYRLTLPNTANDLGKGIANAWETYSSRRWKTNITPIENPLDKVFRLRGVYFN